From Alteribacter keqinensis, one genomic window encodes:
- a CDS encoding SDR family oxidoreductase — protein sequence MKSSFSEKFLLKGKTALITGALGILGKRFCEGMAESGANVVVVDVEEDSCTAFAKYLSRLYKTDCLGIGCDITSPDQVDKMVNKVINKYSEIDILHNNAATKTQNLKEYFTSFEEYKLGTWREVMAVNVEGMYLTAQKVGSQMLKQQRGVIIQTSSIYGIKGVDNRIYAGSKYLGMEINTPAVYAASKAAVWGLTQYLATYWADKGIRVNMLSPGGIESGQNETFIRKYSHRVPMARMGQPDELVGALLFLASEASSYITGQNIVVDGGLTAW from the coding sequence ATGAAATCGTCATTTAGTGAAAAGTTCCTGTTGAAGGGAAAAACAGCACTCATAACTGGAGCACTTGGAATACTTGGGAAACGTTTTTGTGAAGGCATGGCGGAATCCGGAGCAAATGTGGTGGTAGTGGATGTTGAAGAAGATAGTTGTACAGCATTTGCAAAATACCTGTCACGTTTATATAAAACCGATTGCTTAGGTATTGGATGCGATATTACCTCCCCCGATCAGGTTGATAAGATGGTGAATAAAGTCATTAATAAGTATTCTGAAATAGATATCCTCCACAATAACGCAGCCACGAAAACACAGAATTTAAAGGAATATTTTACTTCTTTTGAGGAATACAAACTCGGAACCTGGAGGGAAGTCATGGCGGTAAATGTTGAGGGAATGTATCTGACAGCACAAAAGGTAGGCAGTCAAATGTTGAAGCAACAACGTGGTGTCATTATTCAAACTTCCTCGATTTATGGTATTAAAGGAGTCGACAATCGCATATATGCAGGCTCTAAATATCTGGGCATGGAAATAAACACTCCTGCGGTATATGCCGCTTCAAAAGCAGCAGTCTGGGGTTTGACACAATACTTGGCGACGTATTGGGCTGATAAGGGCATTCGAGTAAACATGTTAAGCCCCGGAGGCATAGAAAGCGGTCAAAATGAGACTTTTATTCGAAAGTATTCTCATAGAGTACCTATGGCACGGATGGGGCAGCCTGACGAGCTGGTTGGAGCCTTACTATTTTTAGCCTCGGAGGCATCTTCTTATATAACTGGTCAGAATATTGTGGTAGATGGTGGCTTAACTGCTTGGTGA
- a CDS encoding Gfo/Idh/MocA family oxidoreductase, whose translation MQTDRKKVGIIGLGHIGRRHFQSLFYLKESADIFLVDQKEEGITSAKKMMAEEFKSSTFPHSLSCGTTLDTLPHFLDIVIIASPSNVRRNIIEAFLKKRTARFMILEKVVFQRVSDFSEISQLFNEKKVTVWVNCPMRTYPFFKEIKRRFGPSPIHYTVTGSQLNLASNVIHHLDLITYLSEDNVVVVDPRLLNTPFSSKRKGFFECTGTLSAYTRNHSTLNMTSFDQGGIPPVITCQSNEWRAVIRVSENKAWLACADHKWTWEEVDYKSPLQSELTCLYLQQLFSTESCDLPGFRESWNLHIPLLQSLSHHFYCKGETASCPIT comes from the coding sequence ATGCAGACAGACAGAAAAAAAGTTGGAATTATAGGATTGGGTCATATTGGAAGAAGGCACTTCCAATCATTGTTTTATTTGAAAGAAAGTGCTGATATTTTTCTGGTTGATCAAAAAGAAGAAGGGATAACATCAGCAAAAAAGATGATGGCTGAAGAATTCAAATCATCCACATTTCCTCATTCCTTATCATGCGGCACAACACTGGATACGCTTCCCCATTTTCTTGATATAGTCATTATTGCTTCTCCATCCAATGTAAGGCGTAACATTATCGAAGCATTCCTGAAAAAAAGAACGGCAAGGTTTATGATTTTGGAAAAGGTTGTTTTTCAAAGAGTCTCAGATTTTAGTGAAATATCTCAACTGTTTAATGAAAAAAAAGTAACGGTGTGGGTTAATTGCCCGATGAGAACATATCCGTTCTTTAAGGAAATCAAACGTCGTTTTGGTCCCTCTCCCATTCACTATACTGTAACTGGCTCACAGTTAAATCTGGCATCAAATGTTATTCACCATCTGGATCTGATTACCTATCTCTCTGAAGATAACGTTGTAGTCGTTGATCCTCGTTTGTTAAATACGCCTTTTTCAAGTAAGCGGAAAGGCTTTTTTGAGTGCACGGGGACATTGAGTGCATATACAAGAAATCACAGTACACTAAACATGACTTCATTTGATCAAGGTGGGATTCCACCGGTTATCACCTGCCAATCCAATGAATGGAGAGCTGTGATCAGGGTGTCGGAGAATAAAGCTTGGTTAGCCTGTGCAGATCATAAATGGACCTGGGAAGAAGTAGACTATAAATCTCCTTTACAAAGCGAACTGACATGTTTATATCTTCAACAACTTTTTTCAACAGAAAGCTGCGACTTGCCCGGCTTCAGGGAATCCTGGAATCTGCATATTCCACTACTCCAGTCCCTGTCTCACCATTTTTACTGCAAAGGAGAGACGGCTTCTTGTCCAATCACATAA
- a CDS encoding Gfo/Idh/MocA family protein: protein MSNHIKNHVLLVGSGKMAVEYAKVLSAIKQKYICVGRGEASCENFFKQTGIRPVSGGIHTYLKNIGEVPAKGIVAVPVEQLYPVTKALLHHGLNELLVEKPGGMDAGEIKELGNRAKMKQANVYVAYNRRFYASVEKIKEMVRQEGGVLSFHFDFTELSHSISTSAIHDKVKRSWLLANSSHIIDTAFYLGGNPIKLQAKISGKDALNWHPEAAIFTGCGETGEGALFSYNANWISPGRWGIQVNTEKSKLLLQPVEKLFIQKRGSFEVEQIALNNHLDLQFKPGLYNMVLEFLHSSHRNLVTIGEQYEHAINWYEPIADGGTF, encoded by the coding sequence TTGTCCAATCACATAAAAAATCACGTTCTGCTGGTCGGCTCCGGAAAGATGGCTGTTGAATATGCAAAGGTACTTAGTGCCATAAAACAAAAGTATATTTGTGTGGGCAGAGGAGAGGCTTCATGTGAAAATTTTTTTAAACAAACAGGTATACGTCCTGTATCAGGCGGGATCCACACCTATTTAAAAAATATCGGAGAGGTTCCGGCAAAAGGCATTGTTGCGGTGCCCGTTGAACAATTATATCCAGTTACGAAAGCCCTGCTCCATCACGGCCTGAACGAGCTGTTGGTTGAGAAGCCCGGGGGGATGGATGCAGGTGAAATAAAAGAACTTGGGAACAGAGCAAAGATGAAGCAGGCGAATGTATATGTCGCCTATAACAGACGTTTCTATGCCTCTGTAGAAAAGATCAAAGAAATGGTCCGGCAAGAGGGAGGCGTTTTATCTTTCCACTTTGACTTTACAGAACTGAGTCACTCGATTTCGACATCCGCTATTCATGACAAAGTAAAGCGTTCCTGGCTCCTGGCAAACTCGTCCCATATCATCGATACTGCCTTTTATCTGGGAGGGAACCCGATTAAACTGCAAGCAAAAATAAGCGGGAAAGATGCGTTGAACTGGCACCCTGAAGCGGCCATTTTTACGGGATGCGGAGAAACCGGCGAAGGAGCTTTGTTTTCCTACAATGCAAACTGGATCTCTCCGGGAAGGTGGGGTATTCAGGTAAATACCGAAAAGTCAAAATTGCTTTTACAGCCTGTAGAGAAGCTGTTTATTCAGAAACGCGGCTCATTTGAAGTGGAGCAAATAGCATTGAATAACCATTTAGATCTTCAGTTTAAACCCGGCTTATATAATATGGTTCTGGAATTCCTTCACTCAAGCCATCGTAACCTTGTAACTATAGGAGAACAATACGAACACGCAATCAACTGGTATGAACCTATAGCAGATGGAGGTACCTTTTAA
- a CDS encoding UDP-N-acetylglucosamine 2-epimerase yields the protein MYGDSRLNDYSSLKYGLTRSFFEGYSDLTYKGVEIPTTLIRVFHQYIKVYVDRNYQKKNNIVKHSMTDMKHVQHALTRSPKVYKDLSLFPNRKTVVIPASLVSFALENLKKESIILMAINEEEEKMLNSLALPRNFQIYSYRKGITSVRLPRKTVNVIRRKASRIHPKKEINTLFKRETFKYWLNKQIPVAVRIITSLDRLVRKKMIKLFICPVEIINPWTTLGILAKKYNLPFVNMPQVLISDRSLIPTRASHHFAWGRNYKQWLVKRGVPASSVLETGNLNFDNKYHSRSFMTAHQFADICPVSPDHKIFVFTSQPFTDQTNLHIINWIKRVEKENLPAHFLIRPHPYDHVDYSEFFSGSGNVSISNPRLGLYDLLHHSHFVMTVSSNTAIEGALMNNGIIVLQPDMDYHYEHHNNDFNSFLVKGNAGSVIQSGESLLNVVEDILHNPVFERDLLEKAKKFVGETINLNVRPSRVIRSFIINQINSRGEEHCLEKRS from the coding sequence ATGTATGGTGACAGCAGGCTAAATGATTATTCATCTCTGAAATACGGTTTGACTCGAAGCTTCTTTGAAGGCTACTCTGACCTTACTTATAAAGGGGTTGAAATTCCGACTACATTAATCAGAGTATTTCACCAGTATATTAAGGTTTACGTAGATAGAAACTACCAAAAAAAGAACAATATCGTAAAACACAGCATGACAGATATGAAACATGTTCAACATGCCCTGACCAGATCTCCAAAAGTCTATAAAGACCTGTCTCTTTTCCCTAATCGAAAAACTGTCGTTATACCCGCCTCTCTTGTATCGTTTGCGTTAGAAAACTTAAAAAAAGAAAGCATTATCCTGATGGCAATTAATGAAGAAGAGGAAAAGATGTTAAACAGCCTTGCGTTACCCCGCAACTTTCAGATATACAGCTATAGAAAAGGTATTACGTCTGTGAGGCTCCCCAGGAAAACGGTAAACGTTATTAGAAGAAAAGCTTCAAGGATCCATCCTAAAAAAGAAATTAACACCTTGTTTAAAAGAGAAACATTTAAATACTGGCTGAATAAACAAATTCCTGTCGCGGTTCGTATCATTACAAGTTTAGACAGGTTGGTAAGAAAGAAGATGATAAAGCTTTTTATTTGTCCGGTAGAAATAATCAACCCGTGGACCACACTGGGTATCCTGGCTAAAAAATACAACCTTCCGTTTGTTAACATGCCCCAGGTACTCATTTCGGATCGTTCTTTGATTCCAACAAGGGCCTCACACCATTTTGCCTGGGGAAGGAACTATAAGCAGTGGCTGGTAAAAAGGGGAGTCCCGGCTTCTTCTGTATTAGAAACAGGAAACTTGAACTTTGATAATAAATATCATTCCCGTTCATTCATGACCGCTCACCAATTTGCTGACATTTGCCCGGTGTCCCCGGATCATAAGATATTTGTATTTACTTCACAGCCTTTTACAGATCAAACAAATCTTCATATCATCAATTGGATAAAGAGGGTCGAAAAAGAAAACCTACCTGCTCACTTTCTGATACGGCCACATCCGTACGATCATGTTGACTACAGTGAATTTTTCAGCGGCAGCGGGAATGTGAGTATTTCGAATCCCAGGCTCGGACTTTATGATTTACTCCATCACAGTCATTTTGTAATGACGGTTTCTTCAAACACAGCGATTGAAGGGGCACTTATGAATAATGGAATTATTGTACTGCAGCCCGACATGGATTATCACTATGAGCATCACAATAACGATTTTAATTCATTCTTAGTGAAGGGGAACGCAGGAAGTGTGATTCAATCCGGTGAATCGCTGTTAAATGTGGTTGAGGATATCCTCCATAATCCTGTTTTTGAAAGAGACCTTTTAGAGAAAGCGAAGAAGTTTGTCGGGGAAACGATTAATTTAAACGTAAGGCCTTCCAGAGTTATTCGGTCATTTATTATAAATCAAATAAACAGCCGGGGGGAAGAACATTGTTTGGAGAAGAGAAGTTGA
- a CDS encoding CDP-glycerol glycerophosphotransferase family protein, producing the protein MFGEEKLNNHYFLRYALTKEFFDEFNGLNYSGIELPTCLVRHFHLRIKEFVDENISNEPFLTFLKLKHPMQSVRDAQQALSQNKPVRKKLYNANHYKTYLMPGRFVQLALDHFSTDKVVFTLTSAADTEAVKGKKLPGNFSTFQLGDHLPSVHLPAAKRKQLSQFINKKESLLSESHFLFKDPSFFTWLRGYIFRMAKMVHVYESLILKEKVGVIIDHVDITVPGCITSLIGLKYDIPYVSVPQVLMTDRSIIPSRAAKYLVWGKMYKAWLIKRGIHTSKIEIVGNMNFEYARQKLNTSIDVGEFKRKHNIPQNHYIATWTTQPFEKAVNEQVLDWLKKTEMLPLTFIIRPHPSDNSDYKQLAGKKGNFLILSREDMELYDNLYVTDFLLTISSNTAIEAAIMKKPLIVLKPRIPYHYELNNNSFNYFLENASAGIVVKESAELKREIERLIQDKAYYTKTYNQGQSFLKSMISPEKSPSMVISRILRELNEKKST; encoded by the coding sequence TTGTTTGGAGAAGAGAAGTTGAATAATCATTACTTTTTACGCTATGCCCTTACAAAAGAATTTTTTGATGAATTCAATGGACTTAACTACAGTGGAATTGAACTTCCTACATGTCTTGTAAGGCATTTTCATTTGAGGATAAAAGAATTTGTTGATGAAAACATAAGCAATGAACCATTCCTAACCTTTTTAAAATTGAAACATCCTATGCAGTCTGTAAGGGACGCACAACAGGCCCTTTCTCAAAATAAACCTGTAAGAAAAAAACTTTATAATGCGAACCATTACAAAACCTATCTAATGCCCGGACGTTTTGTTCAACTGGCGCTGGATCATTTTTCAACTGATAAAGTTGTGTTTACACTAACAAGTGCAGCTGATACAGAGGCAGTCAAAGGAAAAAAACTGCCCGGTAATTTCTCTACGTTTCAATTAGGTGACCATCTTCCCTCAGTCCATTTACCTGCCGCCAAAAGAAAACAGTTAAGCCAGTTTATCAATAAAAAGGAGAGTCTGTTATCTGAAAGCCACTTCCTATTTAAAGACCCCTCTTTTTTTACCTGGTTGAGAGGGTATATCTTCAGGATGGCAAAAATGGTTCATGTATACGAAAGCCTTATCCTGAAAGAGAAGGTCGGAGTGATTATTGATCATGTGGATATTACTGTTCCGGGTTGTATTACTTCTCTTATTGGATTAAAATATGATATTCCCTACGTTAGTGTACCTCAGGTGCTAATGACGGACCGTTCCATTATTCCCAGCCGGGCTGCAAAATATCTGGTTTGGGGAAAGATGTATAAAGCGTGGTTAATCAAACGTGGAATCCATACTTCTAAAATAGAAATTGTGGGAAATATGAACTTTGAGTATGCCAGACAGAAGCTGAATACTTCTATAGACGTTGGCGAGTTTAAGAGAAAACACAATATACCGCAAAATCATTACATTGCCACATGGACTACCCAGCCTTTTGAAAAAGCGGTAAATGAACAAGTGCTGGACTGGCTGAAAAAGACAGAGATGCTTCCTTTAACGTTTATTATTCGCCCCCACCCCTCCGACAATTCAGACTATAAACAATTAGCGGGGAAAAAAGGAAATTTCCTAATACTCTCCAGGGAAGACATGGAGCTATATGACAATTTATATGTTACTGATTTTCTGTTAACGATATCATCAAATACCGCTATTGAAGCAGCAATCATGAAGAAACCGCTCATTGTATTAAAACCCCGTATCCCTTACCATTACGAATTAAATAATAACTCCTTTAACTATTTTTTGGAGAATGCCTCTGCTGGAATTGTCGTTAAAGAAAGCGCGGAATTGAAAAGAGAGATAGAGAGGTTAATACAGGACAAAGCCTACTATACAAAAACATACAATCAAGGTCAAAGCTTTCTTAAATCAATGATTTCACCGGAGAAATCACCCTCTATGGTAATAAGCCGCATTCTGCGGGAACTCAATGAGAAAAAATCAACATAA
- a CDS encoding acetyltransferase — MIGVIGAGGHAKTAVAIIQRCCSNEKIVFFSDSSNSFFKDYQLFPADLHSLLSMQEKIHHWHIALGDIQKRKRFEKELTEHNLPLKTLVHPGSIIEKSVDIGHGSIVVGGAIINSCSTIGKCCIINTAATIDHDCSISDFVNIGPGCHLAGNVEVGKETDIGTGAIIIPGIKVGRNCKIGAGAVIISDIPEDSMAVGVPARIIRRI; from the coding sequence ATGATTGGTGTTATAGGTGCAGGCGGGCATGCAAAAACCGCAGTTGCTATCATTCAGCGTTGTTGTTCCAATGAGAAAATCGTTTTCTTCTCTGATTCATCCAATTCCTTTTTCAAGGACTATCAACTATTCCCCGCAGACCTTCATTCCTTATTATCAATGCAGGAAAAAATTCACCATTGGCATATTGCCCTTGGTGACATTCAAAAGAGAAAGAGGTTTGAAAAAGAACTGACAGAGCATAATCTGCCATTGAAAACATTAGTTCATCCTGGAAGTATCATAGAAAAATCTGTTGACATCGGTCATGGGTCCATAGTGGTTGGAGGGGCAATAATAAACTCATGCAGCACGATAGGCAAATGTTGCATCATTAACACAGCCGCCACTATTGATCATGATTGTTCTATTTCCGACTTTGTTAATATTGGGCCGGGGTGTCATTTGGCCGGTAACGTAGAAGTCGGTAAAGAGACCGACATCGGGACAGGAGCGATCATCATTCCGGGGATAAAGGTCGGAAGAAATTGCAAAATTGGTGCAGGGGCTGTCATTATTTCAGATATACCGGAAGATAGTATGGCTGTCGGGGTTCCCGCCAGGATCATCCGGCGCATTTGA
- a CDS encoding CDP-glycerol glycerophosphotransferase family protein, producing the protein MADKSKILWSQSIDFLRAFSTVTYAGVPVSLPLFRDFQLFVSAHKKTAATGREKFTHQIHKACSPYLINGRSRSNFNLSGSILVRAELAPLIPKNNNISVVYLAHTKSEYNKAMKNPSCRPLYYLPKLPQTKLPLEEEQKAMNEIAIITNAENTPPFLRSPLFVTWMKKKAAKFMSNIKRLHSLFEYHPIKKTLYGSTINCHGALVTTFAQSRMIPTINYQHGLLGEEGHLPVNADVHLVWGNSHKQYLQSHGAPSHLIHVVQPSFQDNVRSKKTNIKKSSKKQVLIALQPLSHRFNKRMIKTIEAAAEKFSKHLHLTVKLHPAQSGHRLRKIITPKMTTLLPHGSVPLYDLIEQADLVVTSFSTVGYEALLLGKPVIYYSNNPSFFYFLKNNPVCGTKQVQYERLFKSLILTNDSLVKTNVRDDLKDYGQKAPGLEYYLR; encoded by the coding sequence ATGGCTGATAAATCCAAAATACTTTGGAGCCAATCAATCGACTTCCTGAGGGCGTTTTCAACAGTAACTTATGCTGGTGTTCCTGTTTCGCTTCCATTATTCAGGGATTTTCAATTATTTGTTTCCGCTCATAAAAAGACAGCGGCCACCGGCAGGGAAAAGTTTACTCATCAGATTCACAAAGCATGTTCACCTTACCTGATAAACGGCCGTTCCCGTTCCAACTTTAACCTGTCAGGCTCCATCTTGGTACGTGCTGAGCTGGCACCACTAATCCCGAAGAACAATAATATAAGCGTTGTCTATTTAGCTCATACTAAAAGTGAATATAACAAAGCAATGAAGAACCCTTCCTGCCGCCCTCTTTACTATCTTCCTAAACTGCCACAAACAAAGCTGCCTCTTGAAGAAGAACAAAAAGCTATGAATGAGATTGCGATCATTACAAATGCAGAAAATACACCGCCATTTTTAAGGAGTCCTTTATTTGTTACATGGATGAAGAAAAAGGCAGCTAAATTTATGAGTAATATTAAAAGACTTCACAGCTTGTTTGAGTATCATCCTATTAAAAAGACGTTGTACGGTTCAACGATCAATTGTCACGGTGCCCTGGTAACGACATTTGCCCAGAGCAGAATGATACCGACCATCAATTACCAGCACGGTCTCCTGGGAGAGGAAGGTCATCTTCCTGTAAACGCAGATGTACACCTTGTCTGGGGAAATTCGCATAAACAATATCTCCAGTCCCACGGTGCCCCCTCACACTTGATACACGTAGTTCAGCCCTCATTTCAGGATAATGTAAGGTCTAAAAAGACCAACATTAAGAAATCATCAAAAAAACAGGTGCTTATCGCTTTGCAGCCTCTTAGTCACAGGTTCAATAAGAGAATGATAAAAACAATTGAAGCAGCAGCTGAGAAGTTCAGTAAACACCTGCACCTGACTGTGAAGCTGCACCCGGCTCAATCCGGCCACCGTCTGAGGAAAATCATCACTCCCAAGATGACAACCCTACTCCCCCATGGAAGTGTACCTTTATACGACCTGATTGAGCAGGCGGACTTGGTTGTTACATCCTTTTCCACAGTAGGATACGAGGCACTCCTGCTTGGGAAACCGGTTATTTATTATTCGAATAATCCCTCCTTTTTTTATTTTTTAAAGAATAACCCGGTATGCGGGACGAAACAGGTTCAGTACGAAAGATTGTTTAAAAGCCTGATCCTCACAAATGATAGCCTGGTAAAAACAAATGTCCGAGACGATTTAAAAGATTACGGACAAAAGGCGCCCGGGCTTGAATACTATTTAAGATGA